From a region of the Leptospira montravelensis genome:
- a CDS encoding DUF1501 domain-containing protein yields MDRKEFLKKSILSLGLSPFLFSTNPLGSLHAEEEEESIALPSKVKSVIFIEMMGGMSHVDTLDPKPNSAFGKVNSSISGLSVLEPFSLTAKQLHSIGTVRSTWSEEGDHGFAQMLLSTGYRMTEAMGFPDIPHFGAVIAYAKKAKVKSSYFPSYVSIGGRGGKNGNSGFLGIDYSGYHVGNVDEPIQHLNPSYGKFSDDRILRRKDLVSFMNEEFSKTYPTKESKHWKNMLVAAEEFRNSKNIDSFRISLEEEKTRARYGTTWQGKAMLLAKRLAAQEVPFIHISIGGFDTHTGNKAQITKIMKETDMGIAALLEDLNNTGLMKQTLFVLTSEFGRTPDVGSRDGRDHHPKVWSTLLGGGPFAKGFVLGETDETGSKPLNPKESLHVRDLIATIYQAAGVNPEGVLTNSFGRPFLLTTKKAKVFESLF; encoded by the coding sequence ATGGATCGCAAAGAATTTTTAAAAAAATCAATCCTCAGTTTGGGACTCAGTCCCTTTTTGTTTTCTACAAATCCCTTGGGAAGTTTACATGCGGAAGAAGAAGAAGAATCGATAGCCCTTCCTTCCAAAGTGAAGTCAGTCATCTTTATTGAAATGATGGGAGGGATGAGCCATGTGGATACATTAGATCCCAAACCAAACAGTGCTTTTGGAAAAGTAAACTCCAGTATATCTGGACTTTCTGTATTGGAACCATTTTCCCTTACCGCCAAACAATTACACTCGATTGGAACCGTTAGGTCTACTTGGAGTGAAGAAGGAGATCATGGTTTTGCACAAATGTTACTAAGTACAGGATACCGAATGACAGAGGCTATGGGTTTTCCGGACATTCCTCATTTTGGTGCCGTGATTGCTTATGCTAAAAAAGCAAAAGTCAAATCTTCATATTTTCCAAGTTATGTGTCGATTGGTGGTCGTGGTGGGAAAAATGGAAACTCTGGGTTCCTCGGAATCGATTATTCTGGTTACCACGTTGGAAATGTGGATGAACCCATTCAACACCTAAACCCATCTTATGGAAAATTTTCCGATGATCGGATTCTTCGAAGAAAAGATTTGGTTTCTTTTATGAATGAAGAGTTTTCTAAAACCTATCCGACAAAAGAATCCAAACATTGGAAAAATATGCTCGTAGCAGCGGAAGAGTTTCGCAATTCCAAAAACATCGATAGTTTTCGCATCAGTTTGGAAGAGGAAAAAACACGAGCGCGTTACGGAACTACTTGGCAAGGCAAAGCGATGTTACTTGCCAAACGTCTTGCGGCACAGGAAGTACCTTTCATCCATATCTCCATTGGAGGATTTGATACACATACGGGAAACAAAGCACAAATTACTAAAATTATGAAAGAAACCGACATGGGAATTGCAGCTTTGTTAGAAGATCTTAACAATACTGGTCTCATGAAACAAACGTTATTTGTTCTTACCAGTGAATTTGGAAGAACTCCTGATGTAGGATCAAGAGACGGTCGTGACCATCATCCAAAAGTTTGGTCCACTTTACTCGGTGGTGGCCCCTTTGCCAAAGGATTTGTGTTAGGTGAAACCGATGAAACAGGTTCCAAACCTTTAAATCCAAAGGAATCACTTCATGTAAGAGATTTGATTGCCACCATTTACCAAGCAGCAGGAGTCAACCCCGAAGGTGTACTCACGAATTCTTTTGGCCGTCCATTTCTATTGACTACGAAAAAAGCCAAAGTCTTTGAAAGTTTGTTTTAG
- a CDS encoding porin yields MLHKNRIPIQYAFLFLSFFSFPFSVMAEEKTEPKVETGSQQTSSENSPPPPVTTQVSAAPENKSNWETGLGKGIRATSTDGKHNIQLRFRSQVQGNQSFQLDPSQDTTNFLVRRTRLQLKAGLFNDTWLVNLQMGFAERDMESQRRNTLRDANIVYNQYRDVKIAFGQMKVPFSRQRWNSSSALQTVDRSSVTAEFNLDRDVGTYLFSEDLFGSKRMFAYYLGVFGGQGRNRVERQTPGVLTVARFIFSPFGGMSKSGSDNDWLSESDFARYKEPKLSLGVSGAYNKNSDRSLSTHGVEYSFAKFNYSHAAGDIYFKWMGFSFQYEWLWRRANTAYVEKTVNTALSREYSRSGQGHFVQLGYLFTNQYELSFRFGEFRPLGETDPNLKYSREVGGALSYYFAEHNLKWQTDYFYYTGTPTAAEGDHVVRTQIQVFY; encoded by the coding sequence ATGTTACATAAGAATCGAATTCCAATCCAATATGCATTTCTCTTTTTGAGTTTCTTTTCCTTTCCTTTTTCCGTTATGGCAGAAGAAAAAACAGAACCAAAAGTGGAAACAGGTTCCCAACAAACAAGTTCAGAGAATTCCCCTCCACCACCAGTGACGACCCAAGTGTCAGCAGCACCGGAAAACAAATCCAATTGGGAAACCGGACTGGGAAAAGGAATTCGTGCCACTTCCACCGATGGCAAACACAATATTCAATTAAGGTTTCGATCACAAGTCCAAGGAAATCAAAGTTTTCAATTGGATCCTTCTCAAGATACTACAAACTTTCTTGTTCGTCGCACCAGATTACAACTAAAAGCAGGATTATTCAATGATACATGGCTTGTGAACTTACAAATGGGTTTTGCCGAAAGAGATATGGAAAGCCAAAGGCGGAATACATTAAGAGATGCGAATATTGTCTACAACCAGTATCGGGATGTTAAGATCGCTTTTGGTCAGATGAAAGTTCCATTCAGCAGACAACGTTGGAATTCATCCAGTGCCTTACAAACGGTTGATAGGTCTTCTGTCACCGCAGAATTTAATTTAGATCGTGATGTAGGAACATATTTATTTTCAGAAGATCTATTTGGCAGCAAACGAATGTTTGCTTACTACTTAGGTGTTTTTGGTGGACAAGGGAGAAACCGAGTTGAAAGACAAACTCCCGGTGTATTGACCGTTGCCAGATTTATTTTTTCTCCTTTTGGTGGAATGTCAAAATCCGGTTCTGATAATGATTGGTTGTCAGAAAGTGATTTTGCCAGATACAAAGAACCAAAATTGTCTCTAGGAGTTTCTGGTGCTTACAATAAAAATTCTGACAGGTCACTGAGTACTCATGGTGTTGAATATAGTTTTGCAAAATTCAATTATAGCCACGCTGCGGGAGATATTTATTTTAAATGGATGGGTTTTTCCTTTCAATATGAATGGTTGTGGAGAAGAGCAAACACGGCTTATGTGGAAAAAACAGTCAACACAGCACTTTCTAGAGAATATTCTAGAAGTGGACAAGGGCATTTTGTCCAGTTGGGTTACCTTTTTACGAATCAATATGAACTTAGTTTTCGATTTGGAGAATTTCGTCCCTTGGGAGAAACCGATCCCAATTTGAAATATTCTCGTGAAGTGGGAGGAGCACTCTCCTATTACTTTGCAGAACACAATTTAAAATGGCAAACTGACTATTTTTATTACACAGGAACTCCCACAGCCGCAGAAGGAGACCACGTAGTTCGAACACAAATTCAGGTATTCTATTAA
- a CDS encoding STAS domain-containing protein: protein MSDKILVEEKGNTIRVRFMDQILDGNAPELREILAEILEKNVQEISLDLEKVVIVSSLGISRLLSFKNKADEKKMTVKIVNIQEKLKETLKKLMLDQFFGI, encoded by the coding sequence ATGAGCGATAAGATACTAGTTGAAGAAAAGGGTAATACGATCCGCGTTCGTTTTATGGATCAAATTCTCGACGGAAATGCACCGGAGTTACGGGAAATATTAGCGGAGATTCTGGAAAAGAATGTCCAGGAAATTTCTTTGGATTTGGAAAAGGTAGTGATCGTGAGTTCCCTTGGAATCTCTCGTTTGTTATCATTTAAAAACAAAGCCGATGAAAAAAAGATGACAGTGAAAATTGTCAACATCCAAGAAAAACTAAAAGAAACTTTGAAAAAATTGATGTTAGATCAGTTTTTCGGCATTTAA
- the gmd gene encoding GDP-mannose 4,6-dehydratase, with product MKKALITGITGQDGSYLAELLLQKGYEVHGIVRRTSLFNRNRIEHLHGNPNLHLHYGDMTDSSNLNRILEKIQPSEIYNLAAQSHVQVSFEVPEYTAEVDAVGTLRILDAIKQTGINSRFYQASTSELYGLVQEVPQTEKTPFYPRSPYAVAKLYAYWAVVNYREAYKLHASNGILFNHESPRRGETFVTRKITLGVAAVKAGKLPHITMGNIDSKRDWGYAPDYVEMMWMMLQKDTPDDYVVATNETHTVREFIEEAYKIAGFEVVWEGKDDKEVGKDKKSGQVLVKIDPKYYRPTEVELLIGNPEKAKRQLGWEPKVKFKELVQIMMKADLRDQGF from the coding sequence ATGAAAAAAGCACTCATCACCGGAATCACAGGCCAAGACGGGTCCTATCTGGCAGAACTCCTCTTACAAAAAGGATATGAAGTCCACGGAATCGTTCGTAGAACGAGCCTTTTCAATCGCAATCGCATTGAACACCTGCATGGAAACCCGAATCTCCACTTACATTATGGAGACATGACAGATTCCTCGAACCTAAACCGAATCTTAGAAAAAATCCAACCTTCAGAAATTTATAACCTAGCAGCACAATCCCACGTTCAAGTTTCTTTCGAAGTCCCTGAATATACGGCAGAAGTGGACGCTGTGGGAACATTACGAATCTTAGATGCGATTAAACAAACAGGAATCAACTCCCGATTTTACCAAGCTTCTACTTCGGAACTTTACGGCCTTGTCCAAGAAGTGCCACAAACAGAAAAAACACCATTTTATCCACGTTCTCCTTATGCTGTAGCAAAACTTTATGCGTATTGGGCTGTTGTCAATTATCGTGAAGCGTACAAATTGCACGCATCCAATGGAATTTTATTTAACCACGAATCTCCAAGACGCGGAGAAACCTTTGTAACAAGAAAAATCACACTCGGTGTTGCTGCTGTGAAAGCAGGAAAACTTCCGCATATTACTATGGGAAACATTGATTCCAAACGCGATTGGGGATATGCACCTGATTACGTGGAAATGATGTGGATGATGTTACAAAAAGACACTCCTGATGATTATGTAGTGGCAACCAATGAAACACATACAGTTCGTGAGTTTATTGAAGAGGCTTATAAAATTGCTGGTTTTGAAGTAGTATGGGAAGGGAAAGACGATAAAGAAGTGGGTAAGGATAAAAAATCCGGCCAAGTTCTCGTAAAAATAGATCCAAAATACTACAGACCTACGGAAGTTGAACTTTTAATTGGAAATCCTGAAAAAGCAAAACGTCAGTTAGGTTGGGAACCAAAGGTAAAATTCAAAGAATTGGTTCAAATCATGATGAAAGCAGATCTAAGGGACCAAGGATTTTAA
- a CDS encoding Crp/Fnr family transcriptional regulator, translating to MSFFQMVTFPANSYIIVEGKKDANNFYIIREGKVRVTRETAVVGEDPNQVLGPGDFFGVVAAMSQHPQIESATSLTNVSLISVSYDQFGTLIQKSTAVAMNIIRFFSMKLRQFDTTITRLSFRNAVEEDPNELFKIGEYYFQQQNTSHATFAYQSYLKHLPNGQFVPQAKLRLQTSNQPFQAPPIDYNKFNRNYKDSEMIFCEHEPGKELFILQSGKVKISKIVNQNEVMLAVLQAGDIFGEMAILDNKPRSASAVAAGDVELLAINKANFEGMVKAQPQLATRLITLLSERIWIAYKQLANLLLKDPQGRIVDTLMTLAEKNRIKVTPKQAYNFEIGTKDLLKMVGLTDPKDELLIADIMKNNKFIRMDMGKIVCTDMAELEKLVQFYHKKANMENKLKKLK from the coding sequence ATGTCGTTTTTTCAAATGGTTACTTTCCCAGCGAACTCCTACATTATTGTAGAGGGGAAAAAGGATGCGAATAATTTCTATATCATCCGTGAGGGGAAGGTACGTGTCACGCGTGAGACTGCAGTTGTCGGAGAAGATCCTAACCAAGTTTTAGGACCTGGTGACTTCTTTGGTGTGGTTGCGGCCATGAGCCAACACCCACAAATCGAATCTGCTACTTCCCTAACTAATGTATCTTTAATCTCTGTTAGTTACGACCAATTTGGAACCCTAATCCAAAAGTCCACTGCGGTGGCAATGAATATCATTCGTTTCTTCTCGATGAAGTTACGACAATTTGATACCACCATTACTCGATTGTCTTTTCGCAATGCAGTCGAAGAAGATCCAAACGAACTTTTTAAAATTGGTGAATATTACTTCCAGCAGCAAAATACATCACATGCAACGTTTGCTTACCAAAGTTATTTAAAACACCTTCCGAATGGTCAGTTTGTGCCACAGGCAAAACTACGATTGCAAACTAGCAACCAACCATTCCAAGCACCTCCCATTGATTATAATAAATTCAATCGAAACTATAAAGATAGTGAGATGATCTTTTGTGAACACGAGCCGGGTAAGGAATTATTTATCTTACAAAGTGGAAAGGTTAAAATTTCCAAAATTGTAAACCAAAACGAAGTGATGCTCGCTGTTCTCCAAGCTGGAGATATTTTTGGAGAGATGGCTATCCTTGATAACAAACCACGCTCTGCTTCAGCAGTGGCGGCCGGTGACGTAGAACTTCTTGCTATCAACAAAGCCAACTTTGAAGGTATGGTAAAAGCCCAACCACAATTGGCTACAAGGCTCATCACTCTGCTTTCCGAAAGAATTTGGATTGCTTACAAACAATTAGCAAACTTACTCCTGAAAGATCCTCAAGGCCGTATTGTTGATACACTGATGACTTTGGCTGAGAAAAATCGGATCAAAGTAACGCCTAAACAAGCTTATAATTTTGAAATTGGGACCAAAGACCTTCTCAAAATGGTGGGTTTAACGGATCCAAAAGATGAACTTTTGATCGCCGATATCATGAAGAATAATAAATTTATTCGTATGGATATGGGAAAAATTGTTTGTACGGACATGGCTGAGCTAGAAAAACTCGTCCAATTCTATCATAAAAAGGCTAACATGGAGAATAAGCTAAAGAAGCTGAAATAA